From a single Calothrix sp. NIES-2098 genomic region:
- a CDS encoding DevC protein, with protein sequence MIGFISQLQRRTPLGWLQLSHQRSRLLVALSGIAFADVLMFMQLGFQTALYDSNTRLHRSMQADIVLVSPQARNLANMSSFTRRRLYQAMDLPGIKSAEGVYINFGDWKNPQTHKKTAVLVIGFNPDKQVFDLPEVNRQQDIVKLPDTMLFDRAARGEYQQAIAQIDKGKPITTEIDRRTISVNGLFSVGASFIADGTLITSDQNFLRVFPRRDASSLSLGLIQLQPGYEPKQTAETLKSHLGEDVKVLTKSEFIDFEKEYWKTNTAIGFIFSLGVSMGFMVGVIIVYQVLSTDVNAHMKEYATFKAMGYNNLYLLGIVFEEAVIMAILGFLPGFGVSFGLYALTRNATNLPLYMTLARAIQVQVLTMIMCMISGAIATRKVQSADPADMF encoded by the coding sequence ATGATTGGATTTATCTCCCAACTACAGCGACGTACACCTTTAGGATGGTTGCAATTAAGTCATCAAAGAAGCCGTTTATTAGTTGCACTCTCAGGTATTGCTTTTGCAGATGTGCTGATGTTTATGCAGCTGGGGTTTCAGACTGCTTTGTATGACAGTAATACTAGATTGCATCGCAGTATGCAAGCAGACATTGTGCTTGTCAGTCCCCAAGCGCGGAACTTGGCAAATATGTCTAGCTTTACCAGACGGCGACTTTATCAAGCAATGGACTTACCAGGAATCAAGTCAGCAGAAGGAGTCTATATTAACTTTGGCGATTGGAAGAATCCGCAAACACATAAAAAAACAGCAGTGTTAGTTATCGGATTCAATCCTGACAAGCAAGTATTTGACTTGCCAGAAGTAAACCGCCAACAAGATATTGTGAAGCTACCAGATACCATGCTTTTTGATCGCGCCGCCAGAGGAGAATATCAACAAGCGATCGCGCAAATCGACAAAGGAAAACCTATCACCACAGAAATCGATCGCCGCACAATTAGCGTTAACGGCTTGTTTTCCGTTGGTGCATCCTTCATTGCTGATGGTACATTAATCACCAGCGACCAGAACTTTTTACGTGTATTTCCCCGCCGCGATGCTAGCAGCCTCAGTCTTGGTTTAATTCAATTGCAACCAGGCTATGAACCCAAACAAACAGCCGAAACCTTAAAATCTCATCTGGGTGAAGATGTTAAAGTTTTAACCAAATCCGAATTTATTGACTTTGAAAAAGAATACTGGAAAACAAACACCGCGATTGGTTTTATCTTCAGCCTCGGTGTATCGATGGGATTCATGGTCGGCGTAATTATCGTTTATCAAGTCCTGTCTACAGATGTCAATGCCCACATGAAAGAATACGCTACCTTTAAAGCTATGGGATACAACAATCTCTACTTATTAGGTATCGTATTTGAAGAAGCAGTGATTATGGCAATATTAGGTTTTCTACCTGGTTTCGGCGTATCTTTCGGACTTTATGCACTAACTAGAAACGCCACAAATTTACCACTTTACATGACTTTGGCAAGAGCCATTCAAGTACAAGTCTTAACCATGATTATGTGTATGATTTCTGGGGCGATCGCAACTCGTAAAGTTCAATCTGCCGATCCTGCGGATATGTTTTAA
- a CDS encoding ABC transporter-related protein, with product MNSKAVISVQNLDHYFGQGQLKKQVLFDINLEINAGEIIIMTGPSGSGKTTLLTLVGGLRSAQSGSLQVLGTELCGANAAQLTEARRSHGYIFQAHNLHGSLTALQNVRMGLELHKDISPQEMKTRSAEMLEQVGLGHRLNYYPDDLSGGQKQRVAIARALVSRPKIVLADEPTAALDSKSGRDVVNLMQKLAKEQGCTILMVTHDNRILDIADRIVHMEDGKLAKDLAVAAV from the coding sequence ATGAATAGCAAAGCAGTTATTTCTGTGCAAAATCTCGACCATTATTTTGGTCAAGGTCAACTTAAAAAGCAAGTCCTATTTGATATCAACTTAGAAATTAATGCTGGCGAAATTATCATCATGACCGGGCCATCGGGTTCTGGTAAAACCACATTATTAACTTTGGTGGGAGGGTTGCGTTCTGCTCAATCTGGTAGTTTGCAAGTATTAGGAACAGAACTCTGCGGTGCGAATGCAGCACAATTAACTGAAGCCAGGCGCAGTCACGGCTATATTTTCCAAGCACATAACCTGCATGGTAGCTTAACAGCACTTCAGAATGTGAGAATGGGATTAGAACTGCACAAAGATATTTCACCGCAAGAAATGAAAACTCGTTCAGCCGAAATGCTAGAACAAGTAGGATTAGGACATCGCCTCAATTATTATCCTGATGATTTATCTGGCGGACAAAAACAACGAGTTGCGATCGCGCGTGCTTTAGTCAGTCGTCCAAAAATTGTCTTAGCCGATGAACCGACTGCGGCGCTTGATAGTAAATCTGGTCGAGATGTCGTGAATCTGATGCAAAAGCTAGCCAAAGAGCAAGGTTGTACTATTCTCATGGTGACTCATGACAACCGGATTTTAGACATTGCCGATCGCATCGTTCACATGGAAGATGGTAAGCTAGCCAAGGATTTGGCTGTTGCCGCAGTTTGA